In the genome of Doryrhamphus excisus isolate RoL2022-K1 chromosome 11, RoL_Dexc_1.0, whole genome shotgun sequence, one region contains:
- the znf276 gene encoding zinc finger protein 276 isoform X1, translated as MQLKSKAMKTSRSPGSSERGVAEERRACGRRRPDKKNPADAQPSCTNIRSQIKSSASVSGGQSPATCRLCHGTFSPRSLRHAFNKWSPDSVDVLRDASCSPPSTLFHADFQRLVGVRLDPDPRLSEFVCKKCHSKFYKCHNILIGFLQTVNVPPVAEERPQSRPGPVSPEASVKYGPTSSPSLSSDPACLHKLVSWAHHHGEACRSCPALKEVLEGRCWGFVKAVWCCVDGHSYTMDTPCGHAPVGGGPAVTPRSHGSAPDGCGSEDPNETPAPTLAPQVDSDVSDRSEEECEGRGKSQSEDDLFETYSDQRADKPPQMSNVSWEPKVKKKPGPKPGWKKKLKAKGEELPNIYKCLYEGCSAVYRAPDGLKKHRKEHHDKVRERPCPHPGCNKVFTIDRYLQRHIKLIHTEERNYICDQCGQTFKQRKHLSVHQMRHSGAKPLQCEVCGFQCRQRASLKYHMTKHMAEADLEFACMMCSKRFEKAHNLNVHMSMVHPLTQRHVHKEGLHQ; from the exons atg CAGCTGAAATCGAAAGCAATGAAGACCAGCAGAAGCCCCGGGTCATCCGAACGGGGTGTCGCGGAGGAGAGGAGAGCTTGTGGAAGAAGAAGACCTGACAAGAAGAACCCCGCAGATGCTCAGCCCTCGTGCACCAACATACGTTCACAAATCAAGTCCAGCGCCTCCG TATCCGGCGGCCAGTCTCCTGCCACTTGCAGGCTGTGCCACGGAACCTTCTCTCCACGCAGCCTGCGGCATGCTTTCAACAAGTGGTCTCCGGATTCTGTGGACGTTCTCCGCGACGCTTCCTGCTCGCCGCCGTCCACTCTATTCCACGCCGACTTCCAGCGTCTGGTGGGGGTGCGCTTGGACCCTGATCCCAGATTGTCGGAGTTTGTTTGTAAGAAATGCCACAGCAAGTTCTACAAGTGCCACAACATCCTGATTGGATTCCTGCAGACGGTTAATGTCCCGCCTGTCGCAGAGGAACGCCCACAAAGCAG GCCTGGTCCAGTATCTCCAGAAGCTTCAGTAAAATACGGTCCCACAT CATCACCTTCCTTATCCTCCGACCCCGCCTGCCTGCACAAGCTGGTGTCATGGGCCCACCACCACGGAGAGGCGTGTAGATCCTGCCCCGCCCTGAAGGAGGTGCTGGAGGGGAGGTGCTGGGGCTTTGTGAAAGCGGTGTGGTGCTGCGTCGATGGGCACAGCTACACCATGGACACGCCGTGCGGCCACGCTCCCGTCGGCGGAGGACCCGCCGTCACGCCACGGAGTCACGGATCAGCACCGGATGGCTGCGGCTCGGAAG ACCCAAACGAGACGCCCGCCCCCACTTTGGCGCCGCAGGTTGACAGTGACGTGTCCGACAGGTCCGAGGAGGAGTGTGAAGGGAGAGGGAAGAGCCAATCAGAGGATGACTTGTTTGAGACGTACTCAGACCAAAG AGCCGACAAGCCTCCGCAAATGTCAAATGTCTCATGGGAACCTAAAGTCAAAAAGAAACCCGGACCCAAACCTGGATGGAAGAAGAAACTGAAAGCCAAAGG GGAGGAGCTACCCAACATCTACAAGTGTCTGTACGAGGGATGTTCTGCCGTCTACAGAGCTCCTGATGGGCTGAAG AAGCACAGGAAGGAGCACCATGACAAGGTGAGAGAGCGACCCTGTCCTCACCCAGGATGCAACAAGGTGTTCACCATCGACCGTTACCTCCAGCGGCACATCAAGCTGATCCACACAG aggAGAGGAATTACATCTGTGACCAATGTGGACAAACCTTCAAACAAAGGAAACACCTTTCAGTTCACCAAATGAGGCATTCAGGAGCCAAACCGCTACA GTGTGAAGTGTGCGGCTTCCAGTGTCGTCAGCGGGCGTCGCTCAAGTATCACATGACCAAGCACATGGCGGAGGCCGACCTGGAGTTTGCCTGCATGATGTGCAGCAAACGCTTCGAGAAAGCCCACAATCTCAACGTGCACATGTCCATGGTCCACCCGCTCACTCAAAGGCACGTGCACAAGGAGGGGCTACACCAGTAG
- the znf276 gene encoding zinc finger protein 276 isoform X2 produces the protein MKTSRSPGSSERGVAEERRACGRRRPDKKNPADAQPSCTNIRSQIKSSASVSGGQSPATCRLCHGTFSPRSLRHAFNKWSPDSVDVLRDASCSPPSTLFHADFQRLVGVRLDPDPRLSEFVCKKCHSKFYKCHNILIGFLQTVNVPPVAEERPQSRPGPVSPEASVKYGPTSSPSLSSDPACLHKLVSWAHHHGEACRSCPALKEVLEGRCWGFVKAVWCCVDGHSYTMDTPCGHAPVGGGPAVTPRSHGSAPDGCGSEDPNETPAPTLAPQVDSDVSDRSEEECEGRGKSQSEDDLFETYSDQRADKPPQMSNVSWEPKVKKKPGPKPGWKKKLKAKGEELPNIYKCLYEGCSAVYRAPDGLKKHRKEHHDKVRERPCPHPGCNKVFTIDRYLQRHIKLIHTEERNYICDQCGQTFKQRKHLSVHQMRHSGAKPLQCEVCGFQCRQRASLKYHMTKHMAEADLEFACMMCSKRFEKAHNLNVHMSMVHPLTQRHVHKEGLHQ, from the exons ATGAAGACCAGCAGAAGCCCCGGGTCATCCGAACGGGGTGTCGCGGAGGAGAGGAGAGCTTGTGGAAGAAGAAGACCTGACAAGAAGAACCCCGCAGATGCTCAGCCCTCGTGCACCAACATACGTTCACAAATCAAGTCCAGCGCCTCCG TATCCGGCGGCCAGTCTCCTGCCACTTGCAGGCTGTGCCACGGAACCTTCTCTCCACGCAGCCTGCGGCATGCTTTCAACAAGTGGTCTCCGGATTCTGTGGACGTTCTCCGCGACGCTTCCTGCTCGCCGCCGTCCACTCTATTCCACGCCGACTTCCAGCGTCTGGTGGGGGTGCGCTTGGACCCTGATCCCAGATTGTCGGAGTTTGTTTGTAAGAAATGCCACAGCAAGTTCTACAAGTGCCACAACATCCTGATTGGATTCCTGCAGACGGTTAATGTCCCGCCTGTCGCAGAGGAACGCCCACAAAGCAG GCCTGGTCCAGTATCTCCAGAAGCTTCAGTAAAATACGGTCCCACAT CATCACCTTCCTTATCCTCCGACCCCGCCTGCCTGCACAAGCTGGTGTCATGGGCCCACCACCACGGAGAGGCGTGTAGATCCTGCCCCGCCCTGAAGGAGGTGCTGGAGGGGAGGTGCTGGGGCTTTGTGAAAGCGGTGTGGTGCTGCGTCGATGGGCACAGCTACACCATGGACACGCCGTGCGGCCACGCTCCCGTCGGCGGAGGACCCGCCGTCACGCCACGGAGTCACGGATCAGCACCGGATGGCTGCGGCTCGGAAG ACCCAAACGAGACGCCCGCCCCCACTTTGGCGCCGCAGGTTGACAGTGACGTGTCCGACAGGTCCGAGGAGGAGTGTGAAGGGAGAGGGAAGAGCCAATCAGAGGATGACTTGTTTGAGACGTACTCAGACCAAAG AGCCGACAAGCCTCCGCAAATGTCAAATGTCTCATGGGAACCTAAAGTCAAAAAGAAACCCGGACCCAAACCTGGATGGAAGAAGAAACTGAAAGCCAAAGG GGAGGAGCTACCCAACATCTACAAGTGTCTGTACGAGGGATGTTCTGCCGTCTACAGAGCTCCTGATGGGCTGAAG AAGCACAGGAAGGAGCACCATGACAAGGTGAGAGAGCGACCCTGTCCTCACCCAGGATGCAACAAGGTGTTCACCATCGACCGTTACCTCCAGCGGCACATCAAGCTGATCCACACAG aggAGAGGAATTACATCTGTGACCAATGTGGACAAACCTTCAAACAAAGGAAACACCTTTCAGTTCACCAAATGAGGCATTCAGGAGCCAAACCGCTACA GTGTGAAGTGTGCGGCTTCCAGTGTCGTCAGCGGGCGTCGCTCAAGTATCACATGACCAAGCACATGGCGGAGGCCGACCTGGAGTTTGCCTGCATGATGTGCAGCAAACGCTTCGAGAAAGCCCACAATCTCAACGTGCACATGTCCATGGTCCACCCGCTCACTCAAAGGCACGTGCACAAGGAGGGGCTACACCAGTAG